One Thermofilum pendens Hrk 5 DNA segment encodes these proteins:
- a CDS encoding thiamine-phosphate synthase family protein has product MFPETVASSVFVPYLRRVLVSELRKLNMSQTDIARLTGVTQAAVSKILREKQGSRYGSTGLDVPENEIRVVARKIAKILSQGNINEAGFLSNRYWWLIAASGDACKAHEKYGWRKSECYICTKVVYPNLDVSRGLVMADMERALIVLWSSEYFGLLIPEVLTNIAMAIPGAKSIYDVAAVPGRISRSKSGEILYRQPEFGASRHLSGILLSINGKYRAVINIKYDEIVEEALVSMGLRFKEFSSEDYPSANPAASAAAELLEECPDCKALVDVGGENVESVTYIFGNRAVEVANIAVSLSEIYYAVAVKKGKIIYSIETL; this is encoded by the coding sequence ATGTTCCCGGAGACCGTCGCTTCCAGCGTGTTCGTCCCGTACCTCAGGAGGGTTCTCGTCTCAGAGCTACGCAAGCTGAACATGTCTCAAACGGATATAGCTCGGCTCACTGGGGTTACTCAGGCTGCTGTCAGCAAGATTCTCCGAGAAAAGCAAGGATCCAGGTACGGTAGTACGGGGCTGGACGTCCCGGAGAACGAGATAAGGGTCGTTGCCAGGAAGATAGCCAAGATTCTAAGCCAAGGGAACATAAACGAGGCTGGCTTCCTGTCTAACAGGTACTGGTGGTTGATAGCGGCTTCCGGGGATGCCTGCAAGGCCCATGAGAAGTACGGCTGGAGAAAAAGTGAGTGCTACATATGTACTAAGGTTGTCTACCCGAATCTCGATGTAAGCAGGGGGCTTGTAATGGCGGACATGGAGCGGGCCTTGATCGTCCTGTGGTCCTCCGAGTACTTCGGTTTGCTCATCCCGGAGGTTTTGACGAACATAGCGATGGCTATTCCAGGGGCGAAGAGCATTTACGACGTAGCGGCTGTCCCCGGGCGTATTTCCAGGTCGAAGAGCGGCGAGATACTCTACAGGCAACCGGAGTTCGGCGCCAGCAGACATTTGAGCGGGATACTCTTGTCGATAAACGGAAAGTACCGGGCGGTGATAAACATCAAGTACGACGAGATAGTCGAGGAGGCACTGGTAAGCATGGGTCTACGCTTCAAGGAGTTTAGTAGCGAGGACTACCCCTCGGCTAACCCAGCAGCCTCCGCAGCCGCCGAACTCCTAGAGGAGTGCCCCGACTGTAAGGCACTCGTAGACGTCGGCGGGGAGAACGTGGAGAGCGTAACGTACATCTTTGGTAACAGGGCTGTCGAGGTAGCTAATATCGCCGTTTCTCTAAGCGAGATATACTACGCTGTTGCCGTGAAGAAAGGCAAAATTATATATAGTATTGAGACTTTGTAG
- a CDS encoding TrmB family transcriptional regulator has translation MSERVPGEAGGGTPRDNAIQLLKLLGLTGLEAELYLLLLEKGPLSAPEISDYLVKHRPQIHVALTRLSSKGYIEELGGRPKKYRAVDPQLLLNLFLKDFDSLAKKALSYMRGLSKPSLEEKFGVWIIREPEVAKSRIAELLDSATIDALIMGDIKFLHMLSDKIEAAVERGVRVYVLSYSLGERGAKFIVEDMPFLKKLRVAISGDLVVVVDSERGGVLKARPTLPIRHGYLIEERTLTDYLSHDFMNRWVSSKVIVDENYDMPLKFTFHRMALYETKKLLLENKKLRLKATGYEIDTGARVEVSGRIVDAVLDLPAGYAHFKVETDSGVIRVGGLDAIVEEIAGEYFEIYEES, from the coding sequence ATGAGCGAAAGGGTACCCGGGGAGGCTGGAGGCGGAACCCCCAGGGATAACGCCATCCAGCTCTTGAAGCTACTGGGCCTCACGGGGCTGGAGGCGGAGCTGTACCTCCTCCTGCTGGAGAAAGGCCCGCTGAGCGCCCCGGAGATCTCCGACTACCTGGTAAAGCATAGGCCTCAGATCCACGTAGCCCTCACGAGGCTGTCGTCTAAGGGGTATATTGAGGAGCTTGGAGGAAGGCCGAAGAAGTACAGGGCTGTGGATCCCCAGCTACTCCTGAACCTCTTCCTGAAGGACTTCGATTCCCTCGCGAAAAAGGCTCTTAGCTACATGCGGGGGTTGTCTAAGCCCTCGTTGGAGGAGAAGTTCGGCGTCTGGATTATCCGGGAGCCCGAGGTCGCTAAGAGCAGGATAGCCGAGCTACTCGACTCGGCGACTATCGACGCGCTCATAATGGGTGACATAAAGTTCCTGCACATGCTCAGCGATAAAATAGAGGCGGCAGTTGAGCGGGGTGTCAGAGTATACGTGCTCTCGTATTCCCTGGGCGAGAGGGGGGCTAAGTTTATCGTCGAGGACATGCCGTTCCTGAAGAAGCTAAGGGTAGCGATATCGGGAGACTTGGTCGTCGTCGTGGACTCCGAGCGCGGGGGAGTCCTTAAGGCGCGCCCAACTCTGCCGATCCGCCACGGCTACTTAATAGAAGAGAGAACGCTCACTGACTACCTCTCACACGACTTTATGAACCGGTGGGTTAGCTCTAAGGTGATAGTAGACGAGAACTACGACATGCCGCTAAAGTTTACCTTCCACAGGATGGCTCTCTACGAGACTAAAAAGCTACTGCTTGAGAACAAGAAGCTGAGGCTAAAGGCTACGGGGTACGAGATAGATACCGGCGCGCGGGTAGAGGTCAGTGGGCGCATAGTCGATGCCGTACTGGACCTTCCGGCTGGCTACGCGCACTTCAAGGTTGAAACCGACTCCGGGGTTATCCGCGTGGGCGGGCTGGACGCGATAGTGGAGGAGATAGCCGGCGAGTACTTCGAGATATACGAAGAAAGCTAG
- a CDS encoding TIGR04190 family B12-binding domain/radical SAM domain protein — protein sequence MKRVDVALIHAPSVYDFRERPYVHYGPISDVIPSKPVFDMYPAGFFSLASYLEERGVKTGIFNLAAKMVNDPRFDVPRFLRSLEASVYGIDLHWLVHAHGALEIARLVKELRKGHVVLGGFSATYYWREILEKFPYVDAIVLGDTTEPVFFEVVQALEAGRLDKLGEVPNLAYRDENGRVRFNGLRYVPVELDELRPKYDIVVKVMVRSGITYSIPWSTFLKHPVTAVITYKGCTFNCLACGGSRFTYNVIYGRRKLGVKKPETLFEEYKEITERLKAPIFFVNDLQVLGKSYVERLVSLLRSERAGVEVFFEFFTPPPRDFLAVLRSAEERVYLQISPETHDESIRSTYGRPYTNSSLKAFLRNAEDLGFTRVDLYFMVGLPGQTPENVKGIGSFFEELRRIAPKVVDAFVAPLAPFVDPGSPAFHMSGKYGYRLFAYTLSDHRKLLLADKWYLMLNYETRWMTRAEIAAATYNAVESLATSKYRAGVIDEEYFREVMESIQLARRGGRPEILDSKETLREEELYPMKALNLSYLTPKVILEIAKYMVRS from the coding sequence ATGAAGCGCGTAGACGTTGCCTTGATTCACGCTCCAAGCGTGTACGACTTCCGCGAGCGCCCCTACGTCCACTACGGACCCATAAGCGACGTGATACCCTCTAAGCCTGTCTTCGACATGTACCCCGCCGGCTTCTTCTCCCTGGCAAGCTACCTGGAGGAAAGGGGGGTTAAAACCGGGATATTCAACTTAGCGGCTAAAATGGTGAACGACCCCCGCTTCGACGTTCCACGCTTCCTCAGATCCCTCGAGGCAAGCGTGTACGGGATAGACCTGCACTGGCTGGTGCACGCCCACGGAGCCCTCGAGATTGCGAGGCTAGTCAAGGAGCTGAGGAAGGGGCACGTCGTGCTGGGAGGCTTCTCAGCGACCTATTACTGGAGGGAAATCCTGGAGAAGTTCCCGTATGTCGACGCAATAGTCCTCGGGGACACCACGGAGCCAGTCTTCTTCGAAGTAGTGCAAGCGCTGGAGGCGGGGCGCCTCGATAAGCTCGGGGAGGTGCCTAACTTAGCCTACAGAGACGAGAACGGCAGAGTGAGGTTCAACGGTCTAAGGTACGTGCCGGTAGAGCTTGACGAGCTCAGACCAAAGTACGACATCGTCGTAAAGGTGATGGTGAGGAGCGGTATAACGTACTCCATACCTTGGAGCACTTTCCTCAAGCACCCTGTAACCGCGGTTATAACGTACAAGGGTTGCACGTTCAACTGCCTAGCCTGCGGAGGAAGCAGGTTCACGTACAACGTGATCTACGGGAGGAGGAAGCTGGGCGTCAAGAAGCCGGAAACGCTTTTCGAAGAGTACAAGGAGATAACCGAGAGGCTGAAGGCTCCTATATTCTTCGTCAACGACCTCCAAGTATTAGGGAAAAGCTACGTAGAGCGACTAGTAAGCCTCCTGAGAAGTGAGAGGGCAGGCGTAGAGGTATTCTTCGAGTTCTTCACGCCGCCTCCAAGGGACTTCCTCGCAGTACTGAGAAGCGCCGAGGAAAGGGTTTACCTCCAGATCTCGCCCGAGACGCACGACGAGAGTATCCGGTCAACGTACGGGAGGCCCTACACGAACAGCTCGCTGAAGGCTTTCCTAAGAAACGCGGAGGATCTAGGCTTCACGAGGGTAGACCTCTACTTCATGGTAGGGCTACCGGGGCAAACCCCTGAAAACGTTAAGGGTATAGGTAGCTTCTTCGAAGAACTCAGACGCATTGCCCCAAAAGTCGTAGACGCCTTCGTAGCGCCACTAGCGCCCTTCGTTGACCCGGGAAGCCCGGCCTTCCACATGTCCGGCAAGTACGGGTACCGCTTATTCGCGTATACACTCTCGGACCACAGGAAGCTCCTACTCGCGGATAAGTGGTACCTAATGCTCAACTACGAGACTAGGTGGATGACGCGGGCAGAGATAGCGGCGGCAACGTACAACGCCGTTGAGAGCCTTGCGACAAGCAAGTACAGGGCCGGAGTCATAGACGAGGAGTACTTCAGGGAGGTGATGGAGTCCATCCAGCTGGCCAGGAGAGGCGGAAGGCCGGAAATCCTGGACTCCAAGGAAACTCTCAGAGAAGAGGAACTCTACCCCATGAAGGCGCTCAACCTGTCCTACCTAACGCCAAAGGTGATCCTCGAGATAGCGAAGTACATGGTTAGAAGCTAG
- a CDS encoding TIGR04084 family radical SAM/SPASM domain-containing protein has translation MLYIVHTTGQCNLKCDYCGGSFDPRKVPWSVKYDYHLLKKLVERDEDSIVAFYGGEPLLNKDFVKWVLENVRAKHFVIQTNGTLVKSLPERYWHMFDAVLLSVDGRESVTDKHRGSGVYRRVVESARWLREIGFKGDLIARMTVTEDTDIYEDVKHLLSLGLFSHVHWQLDVVWSDRWKCFSCWRDGNYLPGVAKLVKEWLEEMRRGKVLGIAPFKALITRAFHKSYSAPPCGAGVSSFSILTDGRIVACPIAVEERWALVGRVEDGEIHPERAPKISEPCSSCRYFEFCGGRCLYAYMERLWGEDGFREVCVATQRFIDIVLSTLNEVKELLSAGVVSMSDIYYPPFNNTVEVIP, from the coding sequence GTGCTATACATAGTGCACACCACCGGCCAGTGTAACCTGAAGTGCGATTACTGTGGAGGAAGCTTTGACCCAAGGAAAGTGCCGTGGAGCGTGAAGTACGACTACCACCTGCTCAAGAAGTTGGTTGAACGCGACGAAGACTCTATCGTCGCGTTCTACGGAGGAGAACCGCTTCTCAACAAGGACTTCGTGAAGTGGGTTCTGGAAAACGTGAGGGCAAAGCACTTCGTGATTCAAACCAACGGAACACTCGTGAAGTCTCTCCCTGAGAGGTACTGGCACATGTTCGACGCCGTGTTGCTATCCGTGGACGGACGGGAGAGCGTAACAGACAAGCATAGAGGTTCAGGAGTGTATAGGCGGGTCGTCGAGTCTGCTAGATGGCTCAGAGAGATAGGCTTCAAGGGGGACCTGATAGCCAGGATGACAGTAACGGAGGACACCGACATCTACGAAGACGTCAAGCACCTCCTCTCCTTGGGTCTCTTCAGCCATGTGCACTGGCAGCTAGACGTCGTGTGGAGCGATAGGTGGAAGTGCTTCTCGTGCTGGAGGGATGGAAACTACCTACCCGGAGTGGCGAAGCTCGTCAAGGAGTGGTTAGAGGAAATGCGCAGAGGAAAGGTTCTGGGAATAGCGCCCTTCAAGGCGCTCATTACGCGAGCATTCCACAAAAGCTACTCGGCGCCCCCCTGCGGCGCGGGGGTAAGTTCTTTCTCGATACTCACCGACGGCAGGATCGTCGCATGCCCCATAGCAGTGGAGGAGCGTTGGGCACTCGTCGGGAGAGTGGAGGACGGGGAGATACACCCAGAAAGAGCCCCTAAAATATCTGAGCCGTGCTCCTCGTGCCGTTACTTCGAGTTCTGCGGTGGTCGTTGCCTCTACGCCTACATGGAGAGGCTGTGGGGCGAGGATGGCTTCCGCGAAGTGTGCGTAGCGACACAGAGGTTCATAGACATAGTTCTCAGCACGCTCAACGAGGTGAAGGAGCTACTCTCAGCCGGGGTGGTCTCTATGAGCGATATTTATTACCCTCCCTTCAACAACACCGTGGAAGTCATCCCCTAG